The following coding sequences lie in one Silene latifolia isolate original U9 population chromosome 5, ASM4854445v1, whole genome shotgun sequence genomic window:
- the LOC141656569 gene encoding putative aminotransferase ACS12 isoform X1: MKISAMKILLQFQGVIKGRGGLVLCPIISCALFYLYFKKNRLRRLSLTPSLPLGLVTISSLAHEISECTDLSEFGFDMAKSDPYDKDINPNGIMQLGVADNLLCLDLIEQWVARNWNNSVGSNAEGIKGIVPYQPFDGLMDLKMAMSNFMSKVMGNIDIDPLQLVLMSGTTPAIEILAFCLGNPGDAFLIPAPYYPGFDRDLERTGVALIPVHSHSSDNFTLSIAALKQAYSKAINQGSKVRGILLSNPSNPVGNLLPKKTLQSLLDFAREKNIHIISDEIFAGSVHGNSEFISMAEIVKENEIDKNRVHIIYGVSKDLSLAGFRVGSIYTFNENVLKAAKRMTRFCSISTPTQRLLITMLSDEVFIKEYMETYKKKLKLMNSQLVESLGQVGIRCCNSDAGLFCWADMSALINPDNPKGEMELWDKMMRVGKLFILPGSDFHCIEPGWFRCCFCALSENDVPLVIERIQRVCDK, encoded by the exons ATGAAAATTTCAGCAATGAAGATACTGTTGCAATTTCAAGGGGTGATCAAAGGTAGAGGTGGCCTTGTTTTATGTCCAATCATCTCATGTGCGCTCTTCTACTTGTACTTCAAGAAGAACCGTCTTCGCCGTCTGTCACTTACTCCCTCCCTCCCTCTTGGGCTTGTTACCATTTCTTCCCTGGCTCATGAGATTTCTGAGTGTACTGATTTGTCTGAATTCGGGTTTGACATGGCCAAAAGCGACCCTTATGACAAGGATATTAATCCTAATGGGATAATGCAACTCGGTGTGGCCGATAATTTG CTTTGTTTAGATTTAATTGAGCAATGGGTTGCGCGAAATTGGAACAATTCGGTTGGAAGCAATGCTGAAGGGATTAAGGGGATAGTTCCTTACCAACCATTTGATGGATTGATGGACTTGAAAATG GCAATGTCCAATTTCATGTCTAAGGTTATGGGTAATATTGACATTGATCCATTACAACTCGTGTTGATGAGTGGCACGACTCCTGCAATTGAGATACTTGCCTTCTGTCTCGGTAACCCCGGTGATGCATTTCTTATTCCAGCACCATACTACCCTGG TTTTGACAGGGATCTAGAGCGTACAGGAGTCGCGCTGATACCTGTTCATTCTCATAGCTCGGACAACTTCACATTAAGCATCGCTGCCCTCAAGCAAGCATACAGTAAAGCCATAAATCAAGGCTCAAAAGTTCGCGGAATCCTGCTCTCAAACCCTTCAAATCCTGTAGGCAATTTGTTACCTAAGAAAACACTGCAAAGTCTGTTAGATTTTGCCAGGGAGAAAAACATTCACATTATTTCAGATGAAATTTTTGCCGGGTCAGTTCATGGGAATTCCGAATTCATAAGCATGGCAGAAATCGTCAAGGAAAATGAGATTGATAAGAATCGAGTTCATATCATATATGGAGTATCCAAAGACCTGTCTCTTGCAGGTTTTCGAGTTGGGTCAATTTATACTTTTAATGAGAATGTACTAAAAGCTGCTAAAAGAATGACCAGGTTTTGCTCAATTTCTACCCCGACTCAACGATTGTTAATTACAATGCTTTCAGATGAAGTATTTATCAAGGAGTACATGGAAACTTATAAAAAGAAGCTAAAACTGATGAACAGCCAGTTGGTTGAAAGTCTGGGACAGGTCGGGATACGATGCTGTAATAGTGATGCCGGGTTGTTCTGTTGGGCCGACATGAGCGCGCTAATTAATCCAGATAACCCGAAAGGAGAAATGGAATTATGGGATAAAATGATGAGAGTAGGGAAGTTGTTTATATTACCTGGTTCAGACTTTCATTGCATTGAGCCTGGCTGGTTTAGGTGTTGTTTTTGTGCATTGTCTGAAAATGATGTTCCTTTGGTTATAGAGAGGATACAAAGAGTTTGTGACAAATGA
- the LOC141655848 gene encoding pathogenesis-related protein STH-21-like, translated as MGVVTFTVVERECAVTPARLFKAMWFDNHNFYTLAMPHYIKSFELLKGDLDSVGCVKQFNFAEGTPHKYFKSENLDFDVEKNYIKYKTFEGDVLGDNIDYIVYEAKIEATGQFKMIGHFHPKGDVELATDDEVKCNLGGVVKALNAAEQYLINHPELYA; from the exons ATGGGAGTAGTAACATTCACAGTAGTCGAGAGAGAATGTGCAGTTACACCAGCAAGGTTGTTCAAGGCTATGTGGTTTGACAACCACAATTTTTACACTCTTGCTATGCCTCATTATATTAAGAGTTTTGAGTTACTTAAGGGTGATCTTGATTCTGTTGGATGTGTCAAACAATTTAACTTTGCTGAAG GGACTCCACACAAATACTTTAAATCGGAGAATCTTGACTTTGATGTAGAGAAAAACTACATAAAGTACAAAACATTTGAAGGAGACGTTCTTGGTGACAATATTGACTACATTGTGTATGAAGCCAAAATTGAAGCAACGGGTCAATTTAAAATGATTGGACACTTTCATCCTAAGGGAGATGTTGAATTGGCAACCGACGACGAAGTTAAGTGCAATTTAGGAGGTGTTGTTAAGGCCCTCAATGCGGCCGAACAATACCTTATCAACCATCCCGAACTTTATGCTTAA
- the LOC141656569 gene encoding putative aminotransferase ACS12 isoform X2, with the protein MKISAMKILLQFQGVIKGRGGLVLCPIISCALFYLYFKKNRLRRLSLTPSLPLGLVTISSLAHEISECTDLSEFGFDMAKSDPYDKDINPNGIMQLGVADNLLCLDLIEQWVARNWNNSVGSNAEGIKGIVPYQPFDGLMDLKMAMSNFMSKVMGNIDIDPLQLVLMSGTTPAIEILAFCLGNPGDAFLIPAPYYPGDLERTGVALIPVHSHSSDNFTLSIAALKQAYSKAINQGSKVRGILLSNPSNPVGNLLPKKTLQSLLDFAREKNIHIISDEIFAGSVHGNSEFISMAEIVKENEIDKNRVHIIYGVSKDLSLAGFRVGSIYTFNENVLKAAKRMTRFCSISTPTQRLLITMLSDEVFIKEYMETYKKKLKLMNSQLVESLGQVGIRCCNSDAGLFCWADMSALINPDNPKGEMELWDKMMRVGKLFILPGSDFHCIEPGWFRCCFCALSENDVPLVIERIQRVCDK; encoded by the exons ATGAAAATTTCAGCAATGAAGATACTGTTGCAATTTCAAGGGGTGATCAAAGGTAGAGGTGGCCTTGTTTTATGTCCAATCATCTCATGTGCGCTCTTCTACTTGTACTTCAAGAAGAACCGTCTTCGCCGTCTGTCACTTACTCCCTCCCTCCCTCTTGGGCTTGTTACCATTTCTTCCCTGGCTCATGAGATTTCTGAGTGTACTGATTTGTCTGAATTCGGGTTTGACATGGCCAAAAGCGACCCTTATGACAAGGATATTAATCCTAATGGGATAATGCAACTCGGTGTGGCCGATAATTTG CTTTGTTTAGATTTAATTGAGCAATGGGTTGCGCGAAATTGGAACAATTCGGTTGGAAGCAATGCTGAAGGGATTAAGGGGATAGTTCCTTACCAACCATTTGATGGATTGATGGACTTGAAAATG GCAATGTCCAATTTCATGTCTAAGGTTATGGGTAATATTGACATTGATCCATTACAACTCGTGTTGATGAGTGGCACGACTCCTGCAATTGAGATACTTGCCTTCTGTCTCGGTAACCCCGGTGATGCATTTCTTATTCCAGCACCATACTACCCTGG GGATCTAGAGCGTACAGGAGTCGCGCTGATACCTGTTCATTCTCATAGCTCGGACAACTTCACATTAAGCATCGCTGCCCTCAAGCAAGCATACAGTAAAGCCATAAATCAAGGCTCAAAAGTTCGCGGAATCCTGCTCTCAAACCCTTCAAATCCTGTAGGCAATTTGTTACCTAAGAAAACACTGCAAAGTCTGTTAGATTTTGCCAGGGAGAAAAACATTCACATTATTTCAGATGAAATTTTTGCCGGGTCAGTTCATGGGAATTCCGAATTCATAAGCATGGCAGAAATCGTCAAGGAAAATGAGATTGATAAGAATCGAGTTCATATCATATATGGAGTATCCAAAGACCTGTCTCTTGCAGGTTTTCGAGTTGGGTCAATTTATACTTTTAATGAGAATGTACTAAAAGCTGCTAAAAGAATGACCAGGTTTTGCTCAATTTCTACCCCGACTCAACGATTGTTAATTACAATGCTTTCAGATGAAGTATTTATCAAGGAGTACATGGAAACTTATAAAAAGAAGCTAAAACTGATGAACAGCCAGTTGGTTGAAAGTCTGGGACAGGTCGGGATACGATGCTGTAATAGTGATGCCGGGTTGTTCTGTTGGGCCGACATGAGCGCGCTAATTAATCCAGATAACCCGAAAGGAGAAATGGAATTATGGGATAAAATGATGAGAGTAGGGAAGTTGTTTATATTACCTGGTTCAGACTTTCATTGCATTGAGCCTGGCTGGTTTAGGTGTTGTTTTTGTGCATTGTCTGAAAATGATGTTCCTTTGGTTATAGAGAGGATACAAAGAGTTTGTGACAAATGA
- the LOC141655849 gene encoding 1-aminocyclopropane-1-carboxylate synthase 6-like — translation MKISAMKILLQFQGVIKGRGGLALCPIISCALFYLYFKKNRLRRLSLTPSLPLGLVTISSLAHEISECTDLSEFGFDMAKSDPYDKDINPNGIMQLGVADNLLCLDLIEQWVARNWNNSVGSNAEGIKGIVPYQPFDGLMDLKMAMSNFMSKVMGNIDIDPLQLVLMSGTTPAIEILAFCLGNPGDAFLIPAPYYPGFDRDLVRTGVSLIPVYSHSSDNFTLSITALKQAYSKAINQGSKVRGILLSNPSNPVGNLLPKKTLQSLLDFAREKNIHIVSDEIFAGSVHGNSEFTSMAEIVKENEIDKNRVHIIYGISKDLSLAGFRVGSIYTFNENVLKAAKRMTRFCSISTPTQRLLITMLSDEVFIKEYMETYKNRLKMMYSLLVESLRQVGIRCCKSDAGLFCWADMSALINPDNPKGEMELWDKMMRVGKLFILPGSDFHCIEPGWFRCCFGALSEIDVPLVTERIQRVAD, via the exons ATGAAAATTTCAGCAATGAAGATACTGTTGCAATTTCAAGGGGTGATCAAAGGTAGAGGTGGCCTTGCTCTATGTCCAATCATCTCATGTGCACTCTTCTACTTGTACTTCAAGAAGAACCGTCTTCGTCGTCTGTCACTTACTCCCTCCCTCCCTCTTGGGCTTGTTACCATTTCTTCCCTGGCTCATGAGATTTCTGAGTGTACTGATTTGTCTGAATTCGGGTTTGACATGGCCAAAAGCGACCCTTATGACAAGGATATTAATCCTAATGGGATAATGCAACTCGGTGTGGCCGATAATTTG CTTTGTTTAGATTTAATTGAGCAATGGGTTGCGCGAAATTGGAACAATTCGGTTGGAAGCAATGCTGAAGGGATTAAGGGGATAGTTCCTTACCAACCATTTGATGGATTGATGGACTTGAAAATG GCAATGTCCAATTTCATGTCTAAGGTTATGGGTAATATTGACATTGATCCATTACAACTCGTGTTGATGAGTGGCACGACTCCTGCAATTGAGATACTTGCCTTCTGTCTCGGTAACCCCGGTGATGCATTTCTTATTCCAGCACCATACTACCCTGG TTTTGACAGGGATCTAGTGCGTACAGGAGTGTCGCTGATACCTGTTTATTCTCATAGCTCGGACAACTTCACATTAAGCATCACTGCCCTCAAGCAAGCATACAGTAAAGCCATAAATCAAGGTTCAAAAGTTCGCGGAATCCTGCTCTCAAACCCTTCAAATCCTGTAGGCAATTTGTTACCTAAGAAAACACTGCAAAGTCTGTTAGATTTTGCCAGGGAGAAAAACATTCACATTGTTTCTGATGAAATTTTTGCCGGGTCAGTTCATGGGAATTCTGAATTCACAAGCATGgcagaaatcgtcaaagaaaatgaGATTGATAAGAATCGGGTTCATATCATATATGGAATATCCAAAGACTTGTCTCTTGCAGGTTTTCGAGTTGGGTCAATTTATACTTTTAATGAGAATGTACTAAAAGCTGCTAAAAGAATGACCAGGTTCTGCTCAATTTCTACCCCGACTCAACGATTGTTAATTACAATGCTTTCAGATGAAGTATTTATCAAGGAGTACATGGAAACTTATAAAAACAGGCTTAAGATGATGTACAGTTTGTTGGTTGAAAGTCTGAGACAGGTCGGGATACGATGCTGTAAGAGTGATGCTGGGTTGTTCTGTTGGGCCGACATGAGCGCGCTAATTAATCCAGATAACCCGAAAGGAGAAATGGAATTATGGGATAAAATGATGAGAGTAGGGAAGTTGTTTATATTACCTGGTTCAGACTTTCATTGCATTGAGCCTGGCTGGTTTAGGTGTTGTTTTGGTGCGTTGTCTGAAATTGATGTTCCTTTGGTTACGGAGAGGATACAGAGAGTCGCTGACTAA